A window from Bos mutus isolate GX-2022 chromosome 1, NWIPB_WYAK_1.1, whole genome shotgun sequence encodes these proteins:
- the DONSON gene encoding protein downstream neighbor of Son isoform X2 produces MAWMIRANAPPRTRRERLGDGAARGPHRARAMSGSGAGSRGGGARMRGNLLPGCPPRPPPGVMDLSVPGYSPSFKRPPETLRLRRKRGRSLGAAERPEPATRRAARAAGLPLRPFPAAGRGGGGGPAGARRNPFARLDNRQRAASEPPEGPPRGQQEAPGRFLDSNQENDLLWEEKVPERTAITELHQTPHVSFSESDIPPSESTELPVDWSIKTRLLFTSSQPFTWADHLKAQEEAQGIIQHCRATEVTLPQSIQDPKLSTELRCAFQRSLIYWLHPALSWLPLFPRIGADRKMAGKTTPWSNDETLQHVLMSDWSVSFTSLYNLLKTKLCPYFYVCTYQFTILFRAAGLAGDDVITALISPTTRGIREAMKNEGIEFSLPLIKENGPEKRKASGTGLRHGEEQAISDEDEEESFSWLEEMGVQDKIKKPDVLSIKLRKEIHEVQMDHRPESVVLVKGMNTFTLLNFLINCKSLIATSGPQAGLPPTLLSPVAFRGATMQMLKARSVNVKTQALSGYRNQFSLEITGPIMPHSLHSVMMLLQSSQNGSFSAGLYTHEPTAVFNICPPKDNVLDKEAVHEELANCGLHPKTLDHLCRTPVLGKLSLRHVEMSDYIYNWRS; encoded by the exons ATGGCGTGGATGATCCGCGCGAACGCCCCGCCGCGCACGCGCCGTGAGAGGCTCGGGGACGGGGCCGCGCGAGGGCCCCATCGCGCACGCGCCATGAGCGGCTCGGGGGCGGGGTCACGCGGAGGCGGAGCCCGGATGCGCGGGAACCTCCTGCCGGGCTGCCCCCCTCGGCCTCCGCCGGGCGTTATGGACCTGTCTGTACCCGGCTATTCGCCCAGTTTCAAAAGGCCGCCCGAGACACTGCGGCTCCGCCGGAAAAGGGGTCGGAGCCTCGGCGCCGCAGAGCGGCCCGAGCCGGCGACCCGCCGCGCCGCCCGGGCAGCCGGGCTGCCCCTCCGCCCTTTCCCGGCGGCGGgcagaggcggcggcggcggcccggccGGGGCCCGAAGGAACCCCTTCGCCCGCCTGGACAACCGGCAGCGGGCCGCCTCCGAGCCTCCCGAGGGCCCGCCCCGCGGCCAGCAGGAGGCGCCTGGCCGG TTTTTAGATTCTAATCAAGAAAATGATTTGCTCTGGGAAGAGAAGGTTCCTGAAAGAACAGCCATTACAGAATTACACCAG acTCCTCATGTATCATTCTCCGAATCTGATATTCCACCCTCAGAAAGTACTGAGTTACCTGTGGACTGGAGCATTAAAACACGACTCCTTTTCACCTCTTCTCAACCCTTTACCTGGGCAGATCATTTGAAAGCCCAGGAAGAGGCTCAAGGTATCATCCAGCATTGCAGGGCAACAGAAGTTACTTTGCCTCAAAGTATACAG GATCCCAAACTCTCCACTGAGCTCCGCTGTGCTTTCCAGCGGAGCCTCATCTATTGGCTCCACCCTGCCTTGTCTTGGCTGCCATTGTTCCCTCGTATCGGAGCTGACAGAAAAATGGCTGGAAAGACAACCCCGTGGTCAAATGATGAAACCCTGCAGCATGTGTTAATGAGTGACTG gtCTGTGAGCTTTACTTCTCTATATAACCTGCTGAAGACAAAACTTTGCCCTTATTTCTACGTTTGTACCTATCAGTTTACTATCCTGTTCCGTGCAGCAGGGTTAGCAGGAGATGATGTAATCACGGCTCTCATATCTCCTACGACTAGAGGTATAAGAGAAGCTATGAAAAACGAAG GTATTGAGTTTTCTCTgcctttaataaaagaaaatggccCTGAGAAGAGGAAAGCGTCTGGAACAGGCTTGCGACACGGGGA GGAGCAAGCCATCAGTGATGAGGATGAAGAAGAAAGTTTTTCCTGGCTGGAAGAGATGGGTGtccaagataaaattaaaaaaccagaCGTGCTTTCTATCAAGCT GCGTAAAGAGATACATGAAGTACAAATGGATCACAGACCAGAGTCTGTTGTGTTGGTGAAGGGAATGAATACCTTTACACTGCTAAATTTTTTGATCAACTGTAAGAGTTTAATTGCTACCTCAGGTCCACAGGCAGGACTTCCACCAACCCTCTTATCCCCAGTAGCTTTCCGAGGTGCCACAATGCAAATGCTTAAg gCTCGAAGTGTGAATGTGAAGACACAAGCTCTTTCTGGATACAGAAATCAGTTTAGCTTGGAGATTACAGGCCCCATTATGCCTCATTCTCTACACTCTGTGATGATGCTACTCCAGTCTTCACAGAATGGGTCGTTTTCTGCAGGACTGTATACACATGAGCCAACTGCTGTATTTAATATCTGCCCACCAAAGGATAATGTACTGGATAAG GAGGCTGTTCACGAGGAGCTTGCCAATTGTGGATTGCACCCTAAAACTCTGGACCACCTTTGTCGAACACCAGTACTGGGAAAATTGTCCTTACGGCATGTGGAAATGAGTGACTACATTTATAATTGGAGATCCTGA
- the DONSON gene encoding protein downstream neighbor of Son isoform X3, which yields MAWMIRANAPPRTRRERLGDGAARGPHRARAMSGSGAGSRGGGARMRGNLLPGCPPRPPPGVMDLSVPGYSPSFKRPPETLRLRRKRGRSLGAAERPEPATRRAARAAGLPLRPFPAAGRGGGGGPAGARRNPFARLDNRQRAASEPPEGPPRGQQEAPGRFLDSNQENDLLWEEKVPERTAITELHQDPKLSTELRCAFQRSLIYWLHPALSWLPLFPRIGADRKMAGKTTPWSNDETLQHVLMSDWSVSFTSLYNLLKTKLCPYFYVCTYQFTILFRAAGLAGDDVITALISPTTRGIREAMKNEGIEFSLPLIKENGPEKRKASGTGLRHGEEQAISDEDEEESFSWLEEMGVQDKIKKPDVLSIKLRKEIHEVQMDHRPESVVLVKGMNTFTLLNFLINCKSLIATSGPQAGLPPTLLSPVAFRGATMQMLKARSVNVKTQALSGYRNQFSLEITGPIMPHSLHSVMMLLQSSQNGSFSAGLYTHEPTAVFNICPPKDNVLDKEAVHEELANCGLHPKTLDHLCRTPVLGKLSLRHVEMSDYIYNWRS from the exons ATGGCGTGGATGATCCGCGCGAACGCCCCGCCGCGCACGCGCCGTGAGAGGCTCGGGGACGGGGCCGCGCGAGGGCCCCATCGCGCACGCGCCATGAGCGGCTCGGGGGCGGGGTCACGCGGAGGCGGAGCCCGGATGCGCGGGAACCTCCTGCCGGGCTGCCCCCCTCGGCCTCCGCCGGGCGTTATGGACCTGTCTGTACCCGGCTATTCGCCCAGTTTCAAAAGGCCGCCCGAGACACTGCGGCTCCGCCGGAAAAGGGGTCGGAGCCTCGGCGCCGCAGAGCGGCCCGAGCCGGCGACCCGCCGCGCCGCCCGGGCAGCCGGGCTGCCCCTCCGCCCTTTCCCGGCGGCGGgcagaggcggcggcggcggcccggccGGGGCCCGAAGGAACCCCTTCGCCCGCCTGGACAACCGGCAGCGGGCCGCCTCCGAGCCTCCCGAGGGCCCGCCCCGCGGCCAGCAGGAGGCGCCTGGCCGG TTTTTAGATTCTAATCAAGAAAATGATTTGCTCTGGGAAGAGAAGGTTCCTGAAAGAACAGCCATTACAGAATTACACCAG GATCCCAAACTCTCCACTGAGCTCCGCTGTGCTTTCCAGCGGAGCCTCATCTATTGGCTCCACCCTGCCTTGTCTTGGCTGCCATTGTTCCCTCGTATCGGAGCTGACAGAAAAATGGCTGGAAAGACAACCCCGTGGTCAAATGATGAAACCCTGCAGCATGTGTTAATGAGTGACTG gtCTGTGAGCTTTACTTCTCTATATAACCTGCTGAAGACAAAACTTTGCCCTTATTTCTACGTTTGTACCTATCAGTTTACTATCCTGTTCCGTGCAGCAGGGTTAGCAGGAGATGATGTAATCACGGCTCTCATATCTCCTACGACTAGAGGTATAAGAGAAGCTATGAAAAACGAAG GTATTGAGTTTTCTCTgcctttaataaaagaaaatggccCTGAGAAGAGGAAAGCGTCTGGAACAGGCTTGCGACACGGGGA GGAGCAAGCCATCAGTGATGAGGATGAAGAAGAAAGTTTTTCCTGGCTGGAAGAGATGGGTGtccaagataaaattaaaaaaccagaCGTGCTTTCTATCAAGCT GCGTAAAGAGATACATGAAGTACAAATGGATCACAGACCAGAGTCTGTTGTGTTGGTGAAGGGAATGAATACCTTTACACTGCTAAATTTTTTGATCAACTGTAAGAGTTTAATTGCTACCTCAGGTCCACAGGCAGGACTTCCACCAACCCTCTTATCCCCAGTAGCTTTCCGAGGTGCCACAATGCAAATGCTTAAg gCTCGAAGTGTGAATGTGAAGACACAAGCTCTTTCTGGATACAGAAATCAGTTTAGCTTGGAGATTACAGGCCCCATTATGCCTCATTCTCTACACTCTGTGATGATGCTACTCCAGTCTTCACAGAATGGGTCGTTTTCTGCAGGACTGTATACACATGAGCCAACTGCTGTATTTAATATCTGCCCACCAAAGGATAATGTACTGGATAAG GAGGCTGTTCACGAGGAGCTTGCCAATTGTGGATTGCACCCTAAAACTCTGGACCACCTTTGTCGAACACCAGTACTGGGAAAATTGTCCTTACGGCATGTGGAAATGAGTGACTACATTTATAATTGGAGATCCTGA
- the DONSON gene encoding protein downstream neighbor of Son isoform X1, whose protein sequence is MAWMIRANAPPRTRRERLGDGAARGPHRARAMSGSGAGSRGGGARMRGNLLPGCPPRPPPGVMDLSVPGYSPSFKRPPETLRLRRKRGRSLGAAERPEPATRRAARAAGLPLRPFPAAGRGGGGGPAGARRNPFARLDNRQRAASEPPEGPPRGQQEAPGRFLDSNQENDLLWEEKVPERTAITELHQVVTSPTHHSEPVPPGLSRVPPRPSLPSLQVNGLQTPHVSFSESDIPPSESTELPVDWSIKTRLLFTSSQPFTWADHLKAQEEAQGIIQHCRATEVTLPQSIQDPKLSTELRCAFQRSLIYWLHPALSWLPLFPRIGADRKMAGKTTPWSNDETLQHVLMSDWSVSFTSLYNLLKTKLCPYFYVCTYQFTILFRAAGLAGDDVITALISPTTRGIREAMKNEGIEFSLPLIKENGPEKRKASGTGLRHGEEQAISDEDEEESFSWLEEMGVQDKIKKPDVLSIKLRKEIHEVQMDHRPESVVLVKGMNTFTLLNFLINCKSLIATSGPQAGLPPTLLSPVAFRGATMQMLKARSVNVKTQALSGYRNQFSLEITGPIMPHSLHSVMMLLQSSQNGSFSAGLYTHEPTAVFNICPPKDNVLDKEAVHEELANCGLHPKTLDHLCRTPVLGKLSLRHVEMSDYIYNWRS, encoded by the exons ATGGCGTGGATGATCCGCGCGAACGCCCCGCCGCGCACGCGCCGTGAGAGGCTCGGGGACGGGGCCGCGCGAGGGCCCCATCGCGCACGCGCCATGAGCGGCTCGGGGGCGGGGTCACGCGGAGGCGGAGCCCGGATGCGCGGGAACCTCCTGCCGGGCTGCCCCCCTCGGCCTCCGCCGGGCGTTATGGACCTGTCTGTACCCGGCTATTCGCCCAGTTTCAAAAGGCCGCCCGAGACACTGCGGCTCCGCCGGAAAAGGGGTCGGAGCCTCGGCGCCGCAGAGCGGCCCGAGCCGGCGACCCGCCGCGCCGCCCGGGCAGCCGGGCTGCCCCTCCGCCCTTTCCCGGCGGCGGgcagaggcggcggcggcggcccggccGGGGCCCGAAGGAACCCCTTCGCCCGCCTGGACAACCGGCAGCGGGCCGCCTCCGAGCCTCCCGAGGGCCCGCCCCGCGGCCAGCAGGAGGCGCCTGGCCGG TTTTTAGATTCTAATCAAGAAAATGATTTGCTCTGGGAAGAGAAGGTTCCTGAAAGAACAGCCATTACAGAATTACACCAG GTAGTAACAAGTCCAACGCATCACTCAGAACCAGTGCCTCCAGGCTTATCCCGAGTTCCCCCAAGACCCAGTCTCCCTTCCTTGCAAGTGAATGGCCTTCAG acTCCTCATGTATCATTCTCCGAATCTGATATTCCACCCTCAGAAAGTACTGAGTTACCTGTGGACTGGAGCATTAAAACACGACTCCTTTTCACCTCTTCTCAACCCTTTACCTGGGCAGATCATTTGAAAGCCCAGGAAGAGGCTCAAGGTATCATCCAGCATTGCAGGGCAACAGAAGTTACTTTGCCTCAAAGTATACAG GATCCCAAACTCTCCACTGAGCTCCGCTGTGCTTTCCAGCGGAGCCTCATCTATTGGCTCCACCCTGCCTTGTCTTGGCTGCCATTGTTCCCTCGTATCGGAGCTGACAGAAAAATGGCTGGAAAGACAACCCCGTGGTCAAATGATGAAACCCTGCAGCATGTGTTAATGAGTGACTG gtCTGTGAGCTTTACTTCTCTATATAACCTGCTGAAGACAAAACTTTGCCCTTATTTCTACGTTTGTACCTATCAGTTTACTATCCTGTTCCGTGCAGCAGGGTTAGCAGGAGATGATGTAATCACGGCTCTCATATCTCCTACGACTAGAGGTATAAGAGAAGCTATGAAAAACGAAG GTATTGAGTTTTCTCTgcctttaataaaagaaaatggccCTGAGAAGAGGAAAGCGTCTGGAACAGGCTTGCGACACGGGGA GGAGCAAGCCATCAGTGATGAGGATGAAGAAGAAAGTTTTTCCTGGCTGGAAGAGATGGGTGtccaagataaaattaaaaaaccagaCGTGCTTTCTATCAAGCT GCGTAAAGAGATACATGAAGTACAAATGGATCACAGACCAGAGTCTGTTGTGTTGGTGAAGGGAATGAATACCTTTACACTGCTAAATTTTTTGATCAACTGTAAGAGTTTAATTGCTACCTCAGGTCCACAGGCAGGACTTCCACCAACCCTCTTATCCCCAGTAGCTTTCCGAGGTGCCACAATGCAAATGCTTAAg gCTCGAAGTGTGAATGTGAAGACACAAGCTCTTTCTGGATACAGAAATCAGTTTAGCTTGGAGATTACAGGCCCCATTATGCCTCATTCTCTACACTCTGTGATGATGCTACTCCAGTCTTCACAGAATGGGTCGTTTTCTGCAGGACTGTATACACATGAGCCAACTGCTGTATTTAATATCTGCCCACCAAAGGATAATGTACTGGATAAG GAGGCTGTTCACGAGGAGCTTGCCAATTGTGGATTGCACCCTAAAACTCTGGACCACCTTTGTCGAACACCAGTACTGGGAAAATTGTCCTTACGGCATGTGGAAATGAGTGACTACATTTATAATTGGAGATCCTGA